GCTGTGCGCATTATTAACATATCGCTGTTGATGCTGCTGCAAGAAGACGAGCCGAAGCTTTGGGTTGTTGCTTTCGATGCGAGAACTCTTTGGCGCTGTCGACTGTTTTTCGGGCAAGCGAGTGGGAAAGCAGAGGGGTTGTATCCGTAGCCGAGGCGATCCTGAGCCGTCGATCATCCCGACATCTTTTGAGAGGGAGGCGAATGCTTCGTTGCAAGCTTTGGTCGCTGAAGCTCCTGAAACCGGTATGTCATGACTGTGTCTTCGCGTCGTTTGTTGGCCATTGCGATCCAAGTTTCCGAGCTCGCTGGGCCCAGATTTTTTTGATTTTTTTGCCATTGAAGCCATTCGCAACTAGCATGACTGCTCCGCCAGCGCCAAGATATTTCTTGTGAGGTACTGAAGTCTGAGGCTCTGCTAGCAGTCAGCTCACTTACACCATGTGGAAGGCGCATCTCGAGTTGATACTTCACAAGTATCCTGTTCCATTCTGATGCTATCGGTAGCAGACTTGATGTGTTCCGTAGCATCGGCATACCCTCGACCTCACATATCAAGACCGGTCTCGGGTTGAAGGCAATGAGTTGTGAGGAGGGACTCACATGGCATGTAAAGTGTCGCACAGAGAAGAGCAACCGATGTACATGCAGGCGACTTGATCACATGACCGCAAAGGAGTACTCCTTCGCTTTGGATAACAAAACACCCATCTAACTACAATGAACCAAACAGCGGAAGGAGGAGGACCTCGGGCGGGAGACTTGACCATGCTAGAACACTCACTCTACCTATCATCTAGCCCATACATAGTATGGCAGATGGTGGCATATCATACGTAGGTGATGCAACTTATAATTTCGTGGGGAGAAAAAACTAGAGTTACCAAAAACcaaaagagttcaccccccccccccccccctgggGGCTGAACTGAGGGCTACATCTCTGGTGCTCAAGCTGGGACTCGAACCTCGAACCTGGTGTACGCTAAGCCGGTTGAACAGGCTCGCCCGTAGCCATCCCGCCAAACGGCAGTTTTGACCTGACCTCGCAAGCCTGCTGAGGCGCCTGCTGCTGTTGGTGACGGGAATGGACTTGAGGGGGTATATAGGCTTCCCTCCTCAGGGTTGCCATTCATCTGAAGGTTAAGGCCCATCAAGATACTCAGCCTACAGTGCCCTTAAGAAGACGAGGAATCCGTGATGAATATGGGCCGATTCCTTGCCTACTTTAGGGAGGAGAGATTGGGCTGGTAGACTCCTCCTCAACCGTGAACCATGGCGTGAATCATGATTAAGCTGATTTCCCGATATAGCGAGGAAACAGCGATGAGAAGACTACACCTGTCTCTCCTCGACTTCAGACTGATATCCGGATAACAGTACCTAAATCCCCAAACCCTCATCTAGAAACACATATCACAAGCCAGGGAGGCGCGGTATTCACCAATATCGAAAGGGATAACAGTGTGAAAGTAGGAGAAACTTTGATTAAAGGTACGGGTATATACAAGTTCTCTTCTATCTGTCATGACCGATGTGTTTGTTTATTATCTACACCAAATTCGTTTCATTCATTTCATCCAGGGGTAAAGATTCAAGAGGATGGGGGTGGGTATTGAGGAGAGGAGGAAAAGGCATCTATGACTCCAAGTGCTTGGAGGCGGCCTTGTCGCCGTAGGCGTCGTCTCTGGCCGGGTCGCCAATGACGCCGTGCTCGTCCGTGTTTCCAATCTTTGAGGCGCTGAAGCTGTCGAGGTCCTTCTTCCAGACGGTGTTGAGGAAGATGGGGTAGGCGAGGGAGACGACGAAGCCGGCGAGGGGCACGACCATGGAGATGTGGTATCCCTTGGTGTCGGCGACGAGACCAGTGAGACTGGGGAAGAGGGCACCACCCTACGGAAGGAATCAGCAACAATGTCTTGTGGAGGAGTACCAGGAGCGGTGGATGACGGATGGGAAAAAAACTTACACAAACGGATGCGACGATCCAGGAGCTACCGCGCTTGGTGTGTCTGCCGAGACCACGGATGGCGGTGGTGAAGATGGTGGGGAAGATGCACGACTCGAAGAAGAGCACGATGGAGAGCATGGCGATGCCGCCCTCGCCCTTGATGCCGATGGCCAAGGCGATGAAGATCATGATGCCCGTCATGAAGACCATGAGGACGAGACGGGGCTTGATGACCATCATGagcccggcggcggcgaagcGACCGATGGCGAAGAGACCCTGGCCGATGGCGTAGCGGTCGCTGGCCTCGGAGTGGGTCAGGCCGGCGGACTCGACGGCGTAGGAGATGAACTGGGAGGCGACGGCGACCTGGGCGCCGACGTAGCAGAACTGGGCGGCGACGCCGAAGAAGAGGCGGTACTGCTTGCGGAGGGGCTTGTCGTCGTGGCCCTCCTCGCCGGCGACCATCTCGGCCTGGAGGGCCATGTCGCTGTCGGTGATCTCGGGGAGCGGgacgacgaagaagacgacGGCGAGGAGGAAGACGAAGGCGGCGATGCCGAGGTAGGTCCACTGCACCTTTGACAGGTCGTTGGGCTCGGTGTGGGAGAAGAAGACGCGGGCGGCGAGGAGGGGCGCGATGACGGAGCCGACGGCCTGGAAGGACTGGGAGAGCTCGAGGCGGAACTCGGAGAGGCGGGGCGGGCCGCAGGTGGCGATGAAGGGGTTGGCGGAGGTCTCGAGGGTGGAGAGGCCGGAGCCGACGATGAAGAGGGAGCCGCAGAAGCCGGGGAAGGAGCGGTAGACGGCGGAGGGCCAGAACATGAGGGCGCCGACGCCGTAGATGCAGAGGCCGGTGATGAAGGTCCAGCGGTAGCCGAACTTGCGGACGATCCAGCCCGAGTAGGTCAGGGGGCCGATGAAGTAGGCGCCGAAGTAGGCGCCCTGGAGACCGCCGGCCTTTGCGGCGGTGATGTTGAGGGCGATTTGGAACTTTGAGTTGAGGACGTCGAGGAGGCCGTACTGGGAATGAGCGTGTTAGTATGTTGGATGTTTGACGTCAAAAAGGACCATGGACTTACAGCGAAGCcccagaggaagaagaggacggtGACCAAGGTGATGGGCAGGATGGACTGCTTGACGGTCAGGGCCGACGCGCCGGTCAAGCCCTTGTTGGAGACGTTCTTGCGGTGCTGTTGCGCCGTCGCCTCGGCCGTGCTGGGCCGGCGCTGCTCGAGGACCTCGTTGACATCTGGCTCCTGTCTCTTGCCGAACATTGTGGCGGATGTGGTGATCGGAGTCGGGAAGTGTTGGACGGTTGTAGGTAGAGTGGGAGGAGAAGgatggagagagagaagagagatGAGGATGAGGTGATATATAGATGAGACGAGAAATCACTCGGGAAACCCCCGCTAGATATGCGAGTGTATATGTTTGAGAGTGAGAAGAGTCAGATGCTTTACTGCTCAGGAAGTTCCCTGCTGGCTGATGGAGAAATTCTTCTTCCTTCATCTCGGCGCGGCTTGTCGCATTCATATATACTCATGAAATCCCCGGCCGGGGTGTGTGAGTGTGAGTGAGCCCCCCCAGACCCAAGGGCCCATGGGGTTACGACGCGACCACGATGATGCGGAGAACTAGCCGGAGCTAGAGAGAATATGGGAAATCTCCAACTCGGCGAAACCGTCGTGCCCAGCATCCACGCCACTTGGCTGGAGGGGGGCACCATAGGCCGTAGACTGAGCGACTAGGCCTGGCTGGATCCGACGTCGTGGTTAAGGTGGAGTTTTTCCCTGGTCCGAACTAGTCGCGTACGACTCTCACCTCGACTCTCTCTTCGCCTTTGGGGCCTACTACGGAATGTTCCCAACGTTGGCACGTTTTCCCAGGCGCACTACTGAGCAAGCAGAGTCTACTGTACTCTGTATAGTGCAGACAACCTTCACAGCATGCGAGAAGGGGGGGTGAGATCCACACCACCCTGACGGCAGAGATCTCGCTCAAACACCAGAACAAGCTTCATCGATCAACTCGGTAGTCTCTGTGCTTAGTAGAAAAGCCACTGCCATCGAATGTGTGGCCGGGCTAGGTAGGTAGCTAAAGCAAGCGATGGTGCTGATCAACACAGCTAAACCTCGGAGCGCACGAACCCTCGAGTGCTCCAGCCTCCCTTGGAGACAAACTGACAACCTGCAAGCTCTTTAGTCTCTTCTTGACGGCCTTCTAGACGCGAGACCACGATATTGATCACCCGGGGCAGGCACACGGTAGCGGTAGTGGAAGTGGTAGCGAACTGAGGCGAAAGAGAAAAGAATCTGCAACTCTCTCTCAGGCCCAAGCAGTCCCAGCTTCGCGCGTCTTTCCGGGCTTCGTACCCACGGCTTGAGGTACCCCGGCACTTGAGGCATACCTTAGGTTTTCTACTCCGTAATCAAGTTGCAAAAGTATTCCAATAGCAAGAAGAGCCGCCAACATGCCTTATCTCGGCCTGGGCAGCGGCAGCCAAGCACGCGAAAGAATGAGAAACCGgccagggggggggggggggggggccagAAAGGGGaattgggggggggggggaggggggggtgTTTGCCCAAATTGCTGGAAGATTTAAGGAGaggggggaaaaaaaaaaaagggggggaaccaggcgggggggggggggggggggggggggtgtcacgaaagggaacttgaggcaggtcggaacgctgcTGTATTGACCTAATTGACTGAAGACTTAACgtgaagagggaaaaaacagAACAGTGGGCAGAAGCTGGCGAGCTGGCCCTTtgggcctagcggtctagctcgttacgtaactactaggAGCTCAGCCTCGTAGCCTGAGGCTGAGCCACGGGGCCCACAGGGGCCCTAATGCCCactaccgtaatattacccccccctctaTACTAGAGGGCGCTATCCGCAGCGCCGaaaaataaacctcttaattaccccttattctagtaaatctatagctataattattattattatattatcgtcgtcccttagtaataataaatcgctagccgcgatagcttttatttatatatctaggtTCTATAAcggacccttagtaattaggtattaataataaaatacttataacgctactaatatatatttaaagctctttatattatattacgttagatttatatcgtatcccttctagtccgcttagtattatagctttcccctatataagtataacttaactattttaaaaacctcgtactctagctcgccgttattattaataattagtagtagCGGCTCTTAGTTCTACCTAGGTAGTAGGTCGTCGGTAGCCTTCTTTAGTTTACTTAGATAGAAAACCGGGtatacctagctatttattaataattctacgacctatatacccccctatcTAGTACTAACGATGGGCTATAGGCCggcctatagctattatagtttatttacgttagcggatttttaatatgaggtattaataaagacctagtctcttatttttaagtcgtCTAGGCGCTAGTAGcggttagtatactttttatattatacttaagcgacttttatattacccctagcgatctcctaggcctcgtatatccctTAAGGTATACGCTACGCGTTAGTAcggtttagttttttttttataaagccgaattaataagttcgcttagactagttaaaaaaaagccgtagttagtaactaaattctattttatatagtaatagccccgtagtcttactaagctaagtagtataagcaAAGTcgactataagtaatatattattttaattatcttagtattagttaactagtaatcttaattactataggatatactagtttagtacctccgtttagccgtccgtttataagtaatccgccgttaatagctatagcttaaccccgcagattttataaagctctccttaaaaattaaaaataaattaggggcctcggtCTAACGTAATAGTTTTTAGTAGGCCGAAGATAGGtagtacttacttatagAACATCCGGCTTATATTTTTCGCTataatagtcttataataaagaatagatattacccttttacttaggcagtttactactacttatatattattaaatcctttttaattagtagggatagttataaaatcggtagagatatattattacgggtAGTCGGGTACTAATAACGGTCTTAGCTCTTCTAGGGGTttattatacggcttttataactagtaataagtatagtagttctAAACGTACTAATAAGCATCTGCCGTTAAGCCCGGCTAATAGTActgctatttaattatttttataaccttattacgcCCCGGGTGGGCAaggagtttttatttataaacctcgcgaataactatagtacggAGGTTCTTTTCTTcgggtattacgagtttcttatttattattaataatccgttattttaaatagactagcgctcgcgtcctttagctactagcgctcgtattagtataaaagacgctataataaggtccctattaagctttaaaatcttctctattaataagtacccctatagctcgttttttagtaaaagtaagctaactataagctatagttagctaaCGGCGGCGCCTAGTAGCGCCCGTAGCTCTACTACGATATTAGGAAATAGTAGTCTTAATAGTATAAGGACTTATgtcctattagcctcttttagtacttactaagtacggatgttttctattttttataagagggcgTTAGCTAGTACGTTCTCTTTCCCTAGGTAGTAGTAGATctaaaaattaaagtccgctagtatactagcctagtattataaaaaggaactcgaggtaggtcggaacgctactatattaacctaattaactaaagacttaatataaaaagggaaaaaacagaatagtaagtagaagctaataggctagccctttgggcctagcggtctagctcgttacgtaactactaagaacttagcctcgtagcctaaggctaagctacAGGGCCCATAGGGCCCTAGTACCTACTACtctaatattacccccccctctaTACTAGAGGGCGCTATCCATAgcactaaaaaaataaacttctaaattaccccttattttagcaaatctatagctataattactactattatattatcgtcctctcttagtaatagtaaattacTAGCCGCggcggcttttatttatatatttaggttcCGTAGCgggcccttaataattaggtattaataataaaacgcttagagcgctattagtatatatttaaagctctttacgttatactaagttagatttatatCGTACCCCTTCTAGtctgcttagtactatagttttcctttatataaacgtaatttaataacctccgagacctcgtactccggttcgttattattattaataattagtaatagtaggtCTTAGTtttacctaggtaataagtcgttagtagcctttcttagcttatttaggtaGAAGACCGGGtatacctagctatttactaatagttctataatctatatacccccctatttagtactaacgaTAAGCTATAGcccggcttataattattatagtttatttacgtCGGCGGACTTTTAAtacgaggtattaataaagacccgGTCTCCTAGTTTTAAGTCGTCCGGGCACTAGCGGTAGTCggtataccttttatatcgtacttaagtaacttttatattacccctaGCGGTCTCTtaggcctcgtatatcccctaagctatatactacgcgTTAGTACGGTTTAGCTTTTCCTTTATAAAGCCGAATTAGTAGGTTCGTttagactaattaaaaaagagccgtagttaacgaccgaattttattttatatagtaatagccctatagtcttactaagctaagtagtataaataaagtcgACTACGGGTAGTATATTactctaattattttagtattaattaactaataatcttaactactataagatatattagtttagtatctctatttagccgtctatctaggggtagttagccgttaataactatagcttaaccccgtagatcttataaagttccccttagaaattaaaaataaattaagggcctcggtttaatataatagtctttAATAGGCCGAAGATAGGTAGTACCCGTTCGTaaaatatttagcttatatcttttactataatagttttataataaagaataaatatCGCCCTCTTACCTAAAtagtctattactacttaaatattatcgaatcctttttaattagtggggatagttataaagttaataaaaatatgcTACTACGGGTAGTCGGGTATTAGAAGTAGCCTTAGCTCTCCTAAGGGCTTATTGCgcagcttttataattagtaataagtatagtagttctATACGTACTAGTAAGTATCCGCCGTTAGGCccggctagtagtattattatttaattatttttataactttattacgcCCTGGGTAAGTAAGGAGCTTTTGCTTATAGACCTCGCggataattatagtataaaggtTCTCTTTCTTAAGTACtacgagctttttatttattattagtaatctattgttttaaatagactagcGCTCGCGCCCTTTAGCTACTAGCGCTTATATTAGCATAAGGGACGCTATAATAGGGTCtctattaagctttagaatcttttctattaataaatacccctaaagctcgttttttaataagagcgagctaactataagctatagttaactaactacgGCGCTTAATAGCGCCCGTAGCTccgctataatattagggaatagtaatcttagtaataagagaaCTTAGgtcctattagcctcttttagtacttactaagtgcGGATGTCCTCTATCTTTCGTAATAAGGCGTTAGCTAGTACGTTCTCCTTCCttaggtagtaataaatttaaaaattaaagtctATTAGCGTGCCGGCctagcgggcttattataagttaagtaggcgcttagttataaagaatagtagtagctaatagtctataataacgtcgaacttatatataagagattaggttataagtacttaactagcgaggctataatataggtatagatatattataagactaaagcttatagagtccttcgtaagggctttgcttcttaaaaagttcttttataataagatccgtatacCGGTCGCTAAGTTATCGGTATCCTATCGCTAGCCGCatcccgaatttattataattactccccccttacgtaactttagtccctaaagttattacgtaatatctttttttaacgctaataataaagctattaacgttattattcgtaataaattccgtaaggcgttaataatatccttttttacttaggaACAAGGCATTGCTCCTGTTTTCTTATCTAAtagataccttattattattatttagtaatagcgcgccgactagttactaagttagtagtatatattcgtagtaaagtattctaactgtcgtaatatataaaagcccgcctaacctcgcggttattattattactaggcTATTGattatagtaaaagatttttCGTCCGTTACTAGTcgcgtatttacttttttttccttccttctatttaataaccgTTCTGCGAAttctttcttatataactatacttttctttttataatattctaattccgtatcgttttttaattataactctcttactatactatcgctaagtatttattaaaatgtCTACTATTTCGCgcatttaggatatatttaatatagagtataatctTAAGAAGGGCTTCCGTAGTCTCCGTAGCGGTGCTCcttatatacgctacttagctagtttatattgcaatattaacgagcttatttatattaccaGCGCTTACgtcgctaagtatattatttattagattaataaaaagaagtgtTCTACGATAAGTCGTCGAGTCCTCGCTaatccgttattaaaatattagttaacgatatttcttaagttctcgaggagctatatagcgccgcttagtttacttagaatacctttataaagttctataatactaaggagtagggtagccttaactcttataagcgcggccgcgttctctatatttttaactatattattagtacgtaaaaaaaagtagctatttatattactaacccgtcggtaggtaataaggtaaaaaaagtctattttaaataggctactctctaagagctcgctattaactacgagtatttaaacttattaatctcgattacggtaagtcgttagtaatcgtttagcaaattttctttttactaacttagatttctctttttaggctagtattcttaatattaataataagactaagattATCTCCTACTTTAGTTACCtctaactagcttattttcGTAACGATAGCCGTGCGACTACTCTACGAAATAACCTCGACgctctagcttagtactataaggagactcctaagggcgttattattacgcgtatttaggagttttttattttccttattttttataaacgcgtcgctaagtttttagtaaataaggtacttatttataccgttattatatatagcgctacccCTATTTCCCGCGGTCCCGAGACTCGGActcttattaagaagcgtactcttattactaactatgtTCCCGATAGTAATAACGAGCGGGACGACTTtaggtttaagtttaataagtcttagtgCGAAGATACCGAATCTAAGGAGCTCGGTAACGACTTAGagaattctcttttttagtattataataagcgctactaccttaacgttaataacttgCCGACCCCTACTTACGACgctctttttagtataaacgagggtaccctagcccttagttatattactttagatcttaataaggctagtattacgctcctctcgctctaagtaaaagctctataatagctcgacgaggctattacttatattaaggttaaagccgcgggtcgtaataagtagttcgacgttactaagttctttacgaatattaatattactaaggtcccttagcttaACTAGGACTACGAGAGCGTTACCTTAAATAACGTCCCCCGTCCCCGACccgttactaaaaataatagcgttacggCCCCTATTTTGCCTCTTACTCCGCTtcctattatagctcccgttatacctcttattatagctcccgttatgccTCCTATTATAACTCCCGTtatgcctcttattatagtttctaACGGTAACTAGGCGGCGAACGCTTTAcgaactactattattaatatatataatactctgcGTAACTTCGACTACTTTTTTCttacctattataatattaataaagttaatagctttattctaaatagttaGCCGAGTACGCGTATAAAGCCTTCCCgcttcttacttactaagcggactactattactaattattaagttttagaaatatacgctagagccgctactactactattagtattacgtaagttaCTCCCCTTACgtagctagatcttaataatctcttagtaacgtattgctaagggttataatactatgtCTTTTTCTTAAGGATTGCGCTAGGCTAGAtaaaaaaggttttatagtatattattaattaacttatcttTAGCGACCTTTTGTtacgaacttaacgtttattatcctattttatatataccctttttttatagcgttcgaatttattaactacttccgctacccctttaaaatacttaataggctcctat
This is a stretch of genomic DNA from Colletotrichum lupini chromosome 10, complete sequence. It encodes these proteins:
- a CDS encoding glucose/galactose transporter; this encodes MFGKRQEPDVNEVLEQRRPSTAEATAQQHRKNVSNKGLTGASALTVKQSILPITLVTVLFFLWGFAYGLLDVLNSKFQIALNITAAKAGGLQGAYFGAYFIGPLTYSGWIVRKFGYRWTFITGLCIYGVGALMFWPSAVYRSFPGFCGSLFIVGSGLSTLETSANPFIATCGPPRLSEFRLELSQSFQAVGSVIAPLLAARVFFSHTEPNDLSKVQWTYLGIAAFVFLLAVVFFVVPLPEITDSDMALQAEMVAGEEGHDDKPLRKQYRLFFGVAAQFCYVGAQVAVASQFISYAVESAGLTHSEASDRYAIGQGLFAIGRFAAAGLMMVIKPRLVLMVFMTGIMIFIALAIGIKGEGGIAMLSIVLFFESCIFPTIFTTAIRGLGRHTKRGSSWIVASVCGGALFPSLTGLVADTKGYHISMVVPLAGFVVSLAYPIFLNTVWKKDLDSFSASKIGNTDEHGVIGDPARDDAYGDKAASKHLES